One Halorientalis litorea DNA segment encodes these proteins:
- a CDS encoding DUF5800 family protein produces MTVLSFDEQGVDVVYQGTDFRLEKELVEEAIGKSYPDVTDHEVLQIVEEEPTLSGEPRRIAEILA; encoded by the coding sequence ATGACCGTTCTATCTTTCGACGAGCAAGGCGTCGATGTTGTCTATCAGGGCACGGATTTCAGGCTGGAGAAGGAACTCGTCGAGGAGGCAATCGGAAAGTCCTATCCCGACGTGACGGACCACGAGGTGTTGCAAATCGTCGAGGAAGAGCCGACGCTGTCGGGGGAGCCACGCCGCATCGCCGAGATACTCGCCTGA
- the mce gene encoding methylmalonyl-CoA epimerase encodes MHFDHAGIVTDDADTLAETYSELLDVPVAHRETFEGMAVVFLDTGDGYFELLEPLDDDAAVTRFLDENGPGIHHVALATDDIEAALRRADGMGVERIDEEPRPGAWGHEVAFLHPKDTGGILVEFVEH; translated from the coding sequence ATGCACTTCGACCACGCTGGTATCGTCACCGACGACGCGGACACACTGGCGGAGACGTACAGCGAACTGCTCGACGTACCGGTCGCCCACCGCGAGACGTTCGAGGGTATGGCCGTCGTCTTTCTCGACACCGGCGACGGCTACTTCGAGTTGCTCGAACCGCTCGACGACGACGCCGCTGTCACGCGGTTCCTCGACGAGAACGGGCCGGGCATCCACCACGTCGCGCTCGCGACGGACGACATCGAGGCGGCACTACGGCGGGCCGACGGGATGGGTGTCGAGCGTATCGACGAGGAGCCACGGCCCGGCGCGTGGGGGCACGAGGTGGCGTTTCTCCACCCGAAGGACACCGGCGGCATCCTCGTCGAGTTCGTCGAACACTGA
- a CDS encoding GNAT family N-acetyltransferase, whose protein sequence is MESLEPVDLTDERQRVYEYVERHGGVEPARVRDALGFEPRRFGHHLSMLKRDGYLAERDGKLEIALEVGDEREVDCDGIAVTIRPARQDDIAGIVGTVRQVAREGTYIEAENVAQQLDYEESLLRHNEFESRVFFVATVEDEVVGWVHLDVPEIDKLEHTAELTVGIVEEYRGHGIGSRLLERGLEWAADAGLSKVYNSFPATNEAAIEFFEDHGGDIEAVRSDHYRIDGDPVDEVMMGIEV, encoded by the coding sequence ATGGAGTCGCTGGAGCCAGTGGACCTGACCGACGAGAGACAGCGCGTCTACGAGTACGTCGAGCGTCACGGCGGCGTCGAACCGGCCCGGGTTCGGGACGCACTCGGGTTCGAACCGCGGCGGTTCGGGCACCACCTCTCGATGCTCAAACGGGACGGCTATCTCGCGGAGCGCGACGGGAAACTCGAAATCGCGCTCGAAGTCGGCGACGAGAGGGAGGTGGACTGTGACGGAATCGCGGTGACCATCCGGCCCGCCCGGCAGGACGACATTGCGGGCATCGTCGGCACGGTCCGGCAGGTGGCACGCGAGGGGACGTACATCGAGGCGGAGAACGTCGCCCAGCAACTCGACTACGAGGAGTCGCTGTTGCGGCACAACGAGTTCGAGTCCCGGGTGTTCTTCGTCGCCACCGTCGAGGACGAGGTAGTTGGCTGGGTCCACCTCGACGTGCCCGAAATCGACAAACTCGAACACACCGCCGAACTGACGGTCGGCATCGTCGAGGAGTACCGGGGTCACGGCATCGGGAGCAGACTCCTCGAACGCGGGTTGGAGTGGGCCGCCGACGCGGGCCTCTCGAAGGTGTACAACAGTTTCCCGGCGACCAACGAGGCCGCAATCGAGTTCTTCGAGGACCACGGCGGCGACATCGAGGCCGTGCGGAGCGACCACTACCGCATCGACGGCGACCCGGTGGACGAGGTGATGATGGGTATCGAGGTGTAG
- a CDS encoding helix-turn-helix transcriptional regulator: MKNDLRERRERAGLSQADLGAEVGVTRQTINSIERERYDPSLELAFELAAFFDCHIEDIFDPAGV; this comes from the coding sequence ATGAAAAACGACCTACGCGAGCGACGCGAGCGGGCGGGATTGAGTCAGGCTGACCTCGGTGCCGAAGTCGGCGTGACCCGCCAGACGATAAACTCCATCGAGCGGGAGCGGTACGACCCGTCGCTGGAGTTGGCCTTCGAGCTCGCGGCGTTTTTCGACTGCCACATCGAGGACATCTTCGACCCGGCGGGGGTGTGA
- a CDS encoding acyl-CoA mutase large subunit family protein: MFDEADLREIRSAKAEWDEETVGPTVERFGERKAEFTTDTEGHSVKRLYTPDDIGDIDYDEDLGFPGEAPYTRGVYSTGYRGRLWTMRQYAGMGTARETNERFNYLLDEGQTGLSMAFDLPTQMGYDSDNPMATGEVGKTGVAIDSLDDMETVFDGIPLDEVSTSMTINAPASVLLAMYIAVGDRQGVDREELRGTIQNDVLKEYIARNTYIYPPEPSMRIITDIFEFCAAETPSFNTISISGYHIREAGSTAAQEIAFTLGNGIEYVQAAIDAGLDVDEFAPQLSFFFASYNNVLEEVAKFRAARRMWYKIMEERFDAENPKSKQLKFHTQTAGSTLTAQQIENNVVRVAYQALAAVLGGTQSLHTNGKDEAIGLPTEESVRTALRTQQILAHESGAADTIDPLGGSYYVESLTDDIEAEAFDILDTIDDRGGMLSAIENQYVQREIQDVAFERQREQEAGERIIVGVNEYQVEEEGDDDIEEVDEELEQTQRESVAQLRESRDEEAVEAKLDAVREAARSDENIMPYLIDAVKVYATTGEICDAMRDVFGEYQGGGI; encoded by the coding sequence ATGTTCGACGAGGCGGACCTCCGGGAAATCCGCTCGGCTAAAGCCGAGTGGGACGAGGAGACGGTCGGCCCGACCGTAGAGCGGTTCGGCGAGCGTAAAGCGGAGTTCACGACCGACACCGAGGGCCACAGCGTAAAGCGACTCTACACGCCCGACGACATCGGCGACATCGACTACGACGAGGACCTCGGCTTCCCCGGCGAGGCCCCCTACACCCGCGGCGTCTACTCGACCGGGTACCGCGGTCGGTTGTGGACGATGCGCCAGTACGCGGGGATGGGCACCGCACGGGAGACCAACGAGCGGTTCAACTACCTGCTCGACGAGGGACAGACCGGCCTCTCGATGGCGTTCGACCTGCCGACACAGATGGGCTACGACTCGGACAACCCCATGGCCACCGGCGAAGTCGGGAAGACCGGCGTCGCCATCGATTCGCTGGACGACATGGAGACTGTCTTCGACGGTATCCCGCTGGACGAGGTATCGACCAGCATGACCATCAACGCGCCCGCGTCGGTCCTGTTGGCGATGTACATCGCCGTGGGCGACCGGCAGGGCGTCGACCGCGAGGAGTTGCGCGGCACCATCCAGAACGACGTGCTCAAAGAGTACATCGCGCGGAACACCTACATCTACCCGCCGGAGCCGTCGATGCGTATCATCACGGACATCTTCGAGTTCTGTGCCGCCGAGACGCCGAGTTTCAACACCATCTCCATCTCGGGCTATCACATCCGGGAGGCCGGGTCCACTGCGGCACAGGAAATCGCGTTCACCCTCGGCAACGGCATCGAGTACGTGCAGGCGGCCATCGACGCAGGACTCGACGTGGACGAGTTCGCGCCCCAACTGTCCTTCTTCTTCGCGTCCTACAACAACGTCCTCGAAGAGGTGGCCAAGTTCCGGGCCGCCCGGCGGATGTGGTACAAGATAATGGAAGAGCGGTTCGACGCCGAGAACCCCAAGTCGAAACAGCTCAAGTTCCACACCCAGACTGCCGGGTCGACGCTGACCGCCCAGCAGATAGAGAACAACGTGGTCCGCGTGGCCTATCAGGCGTTGGCGGCGGTGCTGGGCGGCACCCAGAGCCTCCACACGAACGGGAAAGACGAGGCCATCGGTCTGCCCACCGAGGAGAGCGTCCGGACGGCCCTGCGCACCCAGCAGATTCTCGCCCACGAGTCGGGTGCGGCCGACACCATCGACCCGCTGGGCGGCAGTTACTACGTCGAGTCCCTGACCGACGACATCGAGGCCGAAGCCTTCGACATCCTCGACACCATCGACGACCGGGGCGGGATGCTCTCGGCCATCGAGAACCAGTACGTCCAGCGCGAGATTCAGGACGTGGCCTTCGAACGCCAGCGCGAACAGGAGGCGGGCGAGCGTATCATCGTCGGCGTCAACGAGTATCAGGTCGAGGAGGAGGGCGACGACGACATAGAGGAGGTGGACGAGGAACTCGAACAGACACAGCGCGAGTCCGTCGCGCAACTCCGCGAGTCGCGCGACGAGGAGGCCGTCGAAGCGAAACTCGACGCCGTCCGGGAGGCCGCCCGGAGCGACGAGAACATCATGCCGTACCTCATCGACGCGGTGAAAGTGTACGCGACGACGGGCGAAATCTGTGACGCGATGCGGGACGTGTTCGGCGAGTATCAGGGCGGCGGCATCTGA
- a CDS encoding GNAT family N-acetyltransferase → MYVRDAKNREEVWLLDHIEEMGLDETAFRSRDYVIAIDEETNEKAGFGRIRVHKTDDGEHCELTSIGVLGGWRGQGVGAHVVERLVQKAGDEGFETVYSLSDAPDYLAQFGFERVEESALPEKLQARLADKREKSAPEAVPMALPVVDFEVPARFRDAFKHAAADEGSDEPEEGPEDFGIDPEEATYKYDTGR, encoded by the coding sequence ATGTACGTCCGGGACGCGAAAAACCGTGAGGAGGTCTGGTTGCTGGACCACATCGAGGAGATGGGCCTGGACGAGACGGCCTTCCGGTCGCGCGACTACGTCATCGCAATCGACGAGGAGACCAACGAGAAGGCTGGGTTCGGTCGCATCCGGGTTCACAAGACCGACGACGGCGAACACTGCGAACTCACGTCCATCGGTGTGCTCGGCGGCTGGCGCGGGCAGGGTGTCGGCGCGCACGTCGTCGAACGTCTCGTCCAGAAGGCCGGCGACGAGGGGTTCGAGACGGTGTACTCGTTGAGTGACGCACCCGACTACCTCGCGCAGTTCGGCTTCGAGCGCGTCGAGGAGAGTGCCCTCCCGGAGAAGTTACAGGCTCGCCTCGCCGACAAGCGCGAGAAGTCGGCACCCGAGGCGGTCCCGATGGCCCTGCCGGTCGTGGACTTCGAGGTGCCCGCGCGGTTCCGCGACGCGTTCAAGCACGCCGCCGCCGACGAGGGGAGCGACGAACCCGAGGAAGGCCCGGAGGACTTCGGTATCGACCCGGAGGAGGCGACGTACAAGTACGACACCGGACGCTGA
- a CDS encoding DUF7551 domain-containing protein, translated as MLGDTLSNIRDRIDTLAVPDGEYCVVCGRTGARPVPVCGKRFRDRKTARAAAETATAYRDALRQWDPQAPCYDFIVCEVPATVDGTPETTRPSPGPTDALSDASLTGFCHNVAAAVFQTLSAEGYDGVESAVMDVYCESATSVTDPDDLCLHLLRTLANELDERLPPMAQDTVLERAAAAFPAPASTDEPLTATFGRLERVGLLGDHSLTPHREAVLGRQSWTVTLTAYPLATAGDCFPTLPLVVDLRRRLPETVISLSSAAPAGSDRWEFDLAVTETGTPSGLTRVPVIP; from the coding sequence ATGCTTGGTGACACACTCTCCAACATCCGGGACCGCATCGACACGCTCGCCGTGCCCGACGGCGAGTACTGCGTCGTCTGTGGGCGGACGGGGGCACGGCCGGTGCCAGTCTGCGGGAAGCGGTTCCGCGACCGCAAGACGGCGCGGGCGGCGGCCGAGACGGCGACGGCGTACCGGGACGCACTCCGGCAGTGGGACCCGCAGGCACCGTGTTACGACTTCATCGTCTGTGAGGTTCCCGCGACAGTCGACGGCACTCCGGAGACGACGCGGCCGTCGCCCGGGCCGACCGACGCACTGTCGGATGCCTCGCTCACCGGGTTCTGCCACAACGTCGCCGCCGCGGTGTTCCAGACGCTCTCTGCCGAGGGATACGACGGCGTCGAGTCGGCCGTGATGGACGTCTACTGTGAGTCCGCCACGTCGGTCACGGACCCGGACGACCTGTGTCTCCACCTGCTCAGGACGCTGGCGAACGAACTCGACGAGCGGTTGCCGCCGATGGCACAGGATACCGTCCTCGAACGGGCGGCCGCGGCGTTCCCCGCCCCGGCGTCGACGGACGAACCGCTGACCGCGACGTTCGGCCGCCTCGAACGGGTCGGCCTCCTCGGCGACCACAGCCTCACGCCGCACCGTGAGGCGGTACTCGGCCGCCAGTCGTGGACGGTCACGCTGACGGCGTACCCGCTCGCGACGGCGGGCGACTGCTTCCCGACGCTACCGCTCGTCGTCGACCTCCGCAGGCGACTCCCGGAGACGGTCATTTCGCTGTCCTCGGCCGCACCGGCAGGCTCCGACCGGTGGGAGTTCGACCTCGCCGTCACCGAGACGGGGACGCCGAGCGGACTGACACGCGTCCCCGTCATCCCGTAG
- a CDS encoding AMP-binding protein has product MASESLEDIDQVVHEPDREFVESTNVWEFMQTHDIDDYEDLIRRTTTDIDGIDASGVDWFWDELVDYLGIDFYEEYDTVRDDTDGPQFSDWYPGGSINVAHNVVDRHAAPDSETRNKVACIWEGEDGDVRELTFHELKRQSNQVANALETRGIETGDTVGLYMPMVPEVISILYGCFKVGAIAVPIFSGFGVDATATRIEDPECSVLFTGDGFLRRGDPVTLKETADAAIEQADTDVESVVVFDRLGASDPDADLSIPMTEGRDEWWTDAVATEADEYDTKELPSDQESMLLYSSGTTGKPKGIVHTHAGVQMQCAKELYFGFDLKPSDRFFWVSDIGWMMGPWTLIGNHTFGGTMFMYEGAPDHPEPDRFWEMIDRHSLTQFGISPTAIRALRKKGDEWVEGHDLSSLRLLGSTGEPWDPESWQWFYENVGGGDTPIINISGGTEICGCFLMPMPINSLKPCTLGGPGLGMDIDIVDSAGESIADTHERGFLVARDSCPSMTKSLWSGDERYLEEYWSSFDDMWDHGDWAQKDEDGFWFLHGRADDALNVAGRKVGPAEVEGAAMDHEGVNQAAAVGVPDDTTGTAVVLYVITEDGWTEDDDLREEVRAMVGEELGKPFRPREVLFVDEFPKTQSGKIIRRAVEATYTGEDLGDMSSIENPGALDAIDNAR; this is encoded by the coding sequence ATGGCATCGGAGTCCCTCGAAGACATCGACCAGGTGGTGCACGAACCGGACCGCGAGTTCGTCGAGTCGACGAACGTCTGGGAGTTCATGCAGACCCACGACATCGACGACTACGAGGACCTCATCCGGCGGACGACGACAGACATCGACGGCATCGACGCCTCGGGCGTCGACTGGTTCTGGGACGAACTGGTCGACTACCTCGGCATCGACTTCTACGAGGAGTACGACACCGTCCGGGACGACACCGACGGCCCGCAGTTCAGCGACTGGTACCCCGGCGGGTCCATCAACGTCGCCCACAACGTCGTCGACAGACACGCCGCTCCCGACAGCGAGACGCGCAACAAGGTCGCCTGCATCTGGGAGGGCGAGGACGGCGACGTGCGGGAACTCACCTTCCACGAACTCAAGCGACAGTCCAATCAGGTGGCGAACGCCCTCGAAACGCGCGGCATCGAGACGGGCGACACCGTGGGCCTGTACATGCCGATGGTCCCCGAAGTCATCTCCATCCTGTACGGCTGTTTCAAAGTCGGTGCCATCGCGGTGCCCATCTTCTCCGGGTTCGGCGTCGACGCCACCGCGACACGCATCGAGGACCCGGAATGTTCGGTCCTGTTCACCGGCGACGGCTTCCTCCGACGGGGCGACCCGGTGACGCTGAAGGAGACGGCCGACGCGGCCATCGAACAGGCCGACACCGACGTGGAGTCCGTGGTGGTCTTCGACCGACTGGGCGCGAGCGACCCGGACGCGGACCTCTCGATTCCCATGACGGAGGGCCGCGACGAGTGGTGGACCGACGCCGTCGCCACGGAGGCAGACGAGTACGACACGAAGGAACTGCCCAGCGACCAGGAGTCGATGCTGCTGTACTCCTCGGGGACGACGGGTAAGCCCAAGGGCATCGTCCACACCCACGCCGGCGTCCAGATGCAGTGTGCCAAGGAACTGTACTTCGGGTTCGACCTCAAGCCCAGCGACCGCTTCTTCTGGGTCAGCGACATCGGCTGGATGATGGGGCCGTGGACGCTCATCGGCAACCACACCTTCGGCGGGACGATGTTCATGTACGAGGGCGCGCCCGACCACCCCGAACCCGACCGGTTCTGGGAGATGATAGACCGCCACTCGCTCACGCAGTTCGGCATCTCCCCGACTGCCATCCGCGCGCTCCGGAAGAAGGGTGACGAGTGGGTCGAGGGCCACGACCTCTCCTCGCTCCGGTTGCTCGGGTCGACGGGCGAACCGTGGGACCCCGAGTCGTGGCAGTGGTTCTACGAGAACGTCGGCGGCGGCGACACGCCCATCATCAACATCTCCGGCGGCACCGAAATCTGTGGCTGTTTCCTCATGCCGATGCCCATCAACTCCCTCAAGCCCTGCACGCTCGGCGGGCCGGGACTCGGAATGGACATCGACATCGTGGATTCAGCGGGCGAGTCCATCGCCGATACCCACGAACGCGGGTTCCTCGTCGCGCGTGACTCCTGTCCGTCCATGACCAAATCCCTGTGGAGCGGCGACGAGCGGTATCTGGAGGAGTACTGGAGTTCCTTCGACGACATGTGGGACCACGGCGACTGGGCACAGAAGGACGAGGACGGGTTCTGGTTCCTCCACGGCCGGGCCGACGACGCCCTGAACGTCGCGGGCCGGAAGGTCGGTCCCGCGGAAGTCGAGGGCGCGGCGATGGACCACGAGGGCGTCAATCAGGCCGCCGCGGTGGGCGTCCCGGACGACACCACTGGGACGGCCGTCGTCCTCTACGTCATCACCGAAGACGGGTGGACGGAGGACGACGACTTGCGTGAGGAAGTCCGCGCGATGGTCGGCGAGGAACTGGGCAAGCCGTTCCGCCCCCGTGAGGTGCTGTTCGTCGACGAGTTCCCGAAGACCCAGTCGGGCAAGATAATCCGGCGGGCCGTCGAGGCCACCTACACCGGCGAGGACCTCGGCGACATGTCCAGCATCGAGAACCCCGGCGCGCTCGACGCTATCGATAACGCGCGGTAG
- the dnaJ gene encoding molecular chaperone DnaJ — protein MSEDFYEVLGVSRDASEDEIQRAYREKAQEYHPDVSDDPNAEEKFKKVQTAKEVLSDEEKRQAYDRLGHERFKQAQKQGGFDGGAGAGGRGAGGGNPFGGGGGGGPFGDMSDIFEQFFGGGGGRQDGPRQGADLRTTMEISLSDAHEGMEKQVTITRPETCGDCEGTGHPPGSDAETCPECEGRGQVTQVQQTAMGRVQQTTTCRRCNGEGTLYDERCSTCRGEGQVRDEVSLSVEVPAGIQDGQTLRMEREGAPGENGGPRGDLLIEVSVADHPDFDREGEDLYYRHAISFPQAVFGDTVTVPTLSGDVELDVPAGTQSGEVFRLDGKGMPRLRRRGNGDLYVRVQVVTPESLNDEQREALEAFAEAGGEEVEVEQGFFERLKNTF, from the coding sequence ATGAGCGAGGACTTCTACGAGGTGCTGGGCGTCTCCCGGGACGCCAGCGAGGACGAGATACAGCGGGCCTATCGGGAGAAGGCACAGGAGTACCACCCCGACGTGAGCGACGACCCGAACGCCGAGGAGAAATTCAAGAAGGTACAGACCGCAAAGGAGGTGCTGAGCGACGAGGAGAAACGCCAGGCGTACGACCGCCTCGGCCACGAGCGGTTCAAGCAGGCACAGAAACAGGGTGGGTTCGACGGCGGTGCTGGCGCGGGTGGCCGCGGTGCCGGCGGCGGCAACCCGTTCGGCGGCGGCGGTGGCGGCGGCCCGTTCGGCGACATGAGCGACATCTTCGAGCAGTTCTTCGGCGGTGGCGGCGGCCGTCAAGACGGCCCACGGCAGGGTGCAGACCTCAGGACGACGATGGAGATATCCCTGTCAGATGCCCACGAAGGTATGGAAAAGCAGGTAACCATCACCCGACCCGAGACGTGCGGCGACTGCGAGGGAACCGGGCACCCGCCGGGGTCCGACGCCGAGACCTGTCCCGAGTGTGAGGGCCGCGGGCAGGTCACCCAAGTCCAGCAGACGGCGATGGGGCGCGTCCAGCAGACCACGACCTGTCGCCGGTGCAACGGCGAAGGGACGCTGTACGACGAGCGGTGTTCGACCTGTCGCGGCGAGGGGCAGGTCCGCGATGAGGTGAGTCTCTCCGTCGAGGTGCCGGCGGGCATACAGGACGGACAGACGCTCCGGATGGAGCGAGAGGGCGCGCCCGGCGAGAACGGCGGCCCGCGCGGGGACCTGCTCATCGAGGTCTCCGTCGCGGACCATCCCGACTTCGACCGCGAGGGCGAGGACCTCTACTACCGACACGCCATCTCGTTCCCGCAGGCCGTCTTCGGCGACACCGTCACCGTCCCGACCCTGTCCGGCGACGTAGAACTCGACGTGCCCGCGGGAACCCAGAGCGGCGAGGTGTTCCGCCTCGACGGCAAGGGGATGCCACGCTTGCGCCGCCGCGGCAACGGCGACCTCTACGTCCGCGTGCAGGTGGTCACCCCCGAGAGCCTCAACGACGAGCAACGCGAAGCCCTCGAAGCGTTCGCCGAGGCGGGCGGCGAGGAAGTCGAAGTCGAGCAGGGCTTCTTCGAGCGGTTGAAGAACACCTTCTGA
- a CDS encoding aminotransferase class IV: protein MSEYQYHVDGSLVPAADATVSVRDRGFMYGDAAFETLRAYGGTPFEWSAHAERLRQTCELLGFADAVPDDLRERVEETLAANDLTEAYVRLSVTRGVQPGKLTPDPDADPTVVVLVNELPRGGVDGTTPWDDHATVQTVKTRRVPDDAVPANAKTHNYLNGVRARLELRRAATEEYRADESLLRTVDGHVAEGATSNVFFVDSGILKTPSEDCDILPGVTRDVVLDLAREEEFPVEPGQYSVGDVRGADEAFLTNSTWEIRPVDTVDGIDVGTGPMTKLLTRLFDQRVEARHY from the coding sequence ATGTCAGAGTACCAGTACCACGTAGACGGGTCCCTCGTCCCGGCCGCGGACGCGACGGTGAGCGTCCGGGACCGGGGGTTCATGTACGGCGACGCGGCGTTCGAGACACTGCGGGCCTACGGCGGGACCCCCTTCGAGTGGTCCGCCCACGCCGAGCGGTTGCGACAGACCTGCGAGCTGTTGGGGTTCGCCGACGCAGTGCCCGACGACTTACGCGAGCGCGTCGAGGAAACGCTCGCGGCCAACGACCTGACCGAGGCGTACGTCCGGCTCTCGGTCACGCGGGGCGTCCAACCCGGGAAACTCACCCCCGACCCGGACGCCGACCCGACGGTGGTCGTCCTCGTGAACGAACTGCCCCGAGGCGGCGTCGACGGGACGACGCCGTGGGACGACCACGCCACCGTCCAGACGGTGAAGACCCGCCGCGTCCCCGACGACGCCGTTCCCGCGAATGCCAAGACCCACAACTACCTGAACGGCGTCCGTGCCCGCCTCGAACTCCGGCGGGCGGCGACCGAGGAGTACCGGGCCGACGAGTCACTCCTGCGGACAGTCGACGGCCACGTCGCGGAGGGGGCGACGAGCAACGTCTTCTTCGTCGACAGCGGGATTCTCAAGACGCCGAGCGAGGATTGTGACATTCTTCCGGGCGTGACGCGGGACGTGGTGCTAGACCTCGCTCGCGAGGAGGAGTTCCCTGTCGAACCCGGACAGTACAGCGTCGGGGACGTGCGCGGCGCGGACGAGGCGTTCCTGACGAACTCGACGTGGGAGATACGCCCGGTCGATACCGTCGACGGCATCGATGTCGGCACCGGCCCGATGACGAAACTGCTGACGCGACTGTTCGACCAGCGCGTCGAGGCGCGGCACTACTGA
- a CDS encoding anthranilate synthase component II, which produces MKVLVVDNYDSFAYNLVQYVGEVVTDPAWGVVDAPDAGDVLVHRNDAVTPADIRELDPDGIVVSPGPGTPADAGVSTAVFADLDYPTLGVCLGHQALCAAHGATVGHAEAVVHGKPSMVEHDGRGLYADLPERFEVGRYHSLAVERAELPDSLTETAWTAGGAETSHREGHVVMGVRHRERPHFGVQFHPESILTDTGKRLLATFCDTCQSTSTT; this is translated from the coding sequence GTGAAGGTACTCGTCGTGGACAACTACGACTCGTTCGCCTACAACCTCGTCCAGTACGTCGGCGAGGTGGTGACCGACCCCGCGTGGGGCGTAGTGGACGCGCCCGACGCAGGCGACGTTCTCGTCCACCGCAACGACGCCGTGACACCCGCCGACATCCGCGAGCTGGACCCAGACGGCATCGTCGTCTCACCCGGCCCGGGCACGCCCGCCGACGCGGGCGTCTCGACGGCCGTGTTCGCGGACCTCGACTACCCGACGCTGGGTGTCTGTCTCGGCCATCAAGCGTTGTGTGCGGCACACGGGGCCACCGTCGGCCACGCCGAAGCGGTCGTCCACGGCAAGCCCTCGATGGTCGAACACGACGGGCGCGGCCTGTACGCCGACCTCCCGGAACGGTTCGAGGTGGGCCGCTACCACTCGCTGGCCGTCGAACGGGCCGAGCTACCGGACTCGTTGACGGAGACGGCGTGGACGGCTGGCGGGGCCGAGACCAGTCACCGCGAGGGGCACGTCGTGATGGGCGTCAGACACCGCGAGAGACCACACTTCGGCGTACAGTTCCACCCCGAGAGCATCCTGACGGACACGGGCAAACGACTGTTGGCGACCTTCTGTGACACATGTCAGAGTACCAGTACCACGTAG